A genomic window from Daphnia magna isolate NIES linkage group LG9, ASM2063170v1.1, whole genome shotgun sequence includes:
- the LOC123476019 gene encoding LOW QUALITY PROTEIN: immunoglobulin-binding protein 1-like (The sequence of the model RefSeq protein was modified relative to this genomic sequence to represent the inferred CDS: inserted 1 base in 1 codon) yields MADLDEGSETVSALFDKGLKIYYSLCDTMDPSNSPEYQTKVKMCIHILEDATRLVSALGLFSNNENVEEVATNDLKFFLLPVLLGDLNLKLNSDDRLNILNVAEVYFQDFLQRCKDYSVTGLDIPDRDELVKFEEPPRHPGPMGFEEMARQREEKIRKFREAKDLESKLVELKRALENPSSDESTTRDYYILLMKKFIFSTIEELKSISQEKPIVEHLMKIRKEGPDAXKLPPYVSKPLKPIIITRDAMQKAVYGLGYPSIPAMTVEELVDQRMKEGWYGKLAGSSGNARSLLDEAKNTEMAALQAEKEEFEKERKAERDEEEQLARARQFDDWKDDHRRGYGNRHNMG; encoded by the exons aTGGCAGATCTAGACGAGGGATCTGAAACAGTTTCAGCATTATTTGACAAAGGATTGAAAATATACTATTCATTATGTGATACCATGGATCCGTCAAACAGCCCTGAATACCAG ACAAAGGTTAAAATGTGCATTCACATATTGGAAGATGCAACGCGACTTGTTAGCGCCCTAGGACTTTTCAGTAACAACGAAAATGTCGAAGAAGTTGCAACTAATGACCTGAAATTCTTCTTGTTACCGGTGCTTCTTGGGGACCTAAATCTAAAGCTTAATTCAGATGATCGACTGAATATTCTTAATGTCGCTGAAGTTTATTTTCAAGACTTTCTTCAGAGATGCAAAGATTATTCTGTTACTGGGCTAGACATCCCAGACAGAGATGAACTTGTGAAATTTGAAGAGCCACCAAGGCATCCTGGCCCAATGGGGTTTGAAGAAATGGCAcgacaaagagaagaaaagatcAGGAAattcagggaagcaaaagaCTTGGAATCAAAACTAGTTGAATTGAAAAGGGCGCTTGAAAATCCTAGTTCTGATGAATCCACAACGCGTGATTACTACATTCTCCTGATGAAAAAGTTCATTTTCTCAACAATTGAAGAACTGAAATCTATATCGCAGGAAAAGCCTATTGTTGAGCACCTGATGAAAATCAGAAAAGAAGGTCCTGATG AAAAACTACCACCATATGTTAGTAAGCCCCTGAAACCCATCATCATCACAAGGGATGCCATGCAGAAGGCAGTTTATGGATTAGGATATCCTAGCATTCCCGCAATGACAGTGGAAGAGCTTGTTGATCAGCGAATGAAGGAGGGTTG GTATGGAAAGTTAGCTGGATCATCCGGCAATGCGCGCTCCCTGCTAGATGAAGCGAAAAACACAGAAATGGCTGCTTTACAggcagagaaagaagaatttgagaaagagagaaaggcaGAACGGGATGAAGAAGAACAGCTTGCTCGTGCTCGCCAATTTGACGACTGGAAAGATGACCATCGAAGAGGCTACGGAAATCGGCATAATATGGGTTGA